In the genome of Bradyrhizobium sp. CIAT3101, one region contains:
- a CDS encoding substrate-binding domain-containing protein → MKKSLVLASVALGAMFAADAASAQTVIRGGGATFPSIAYRNLFDCATFQPFGPSFSTPAGVTQPLSASCVGIGPNFPHDAYLFLYAPVGSGAGKAGFVAHTASPGGSNNWTAKVSGNVPYADNTFAPTWPYASIQFAGSDDLLLPSDVSAYNTNNGPANWGNILFMPAVIGPVAISINPTKDGSNNAWAVPANTIKLSRKSVCGIFSGHITKWDNASITADNGTTVGTGQITVVHRTDGSGTNFLTTNALANQCRSVFGTNNESDSTLVLYSFPWTDNGVAVAQCPALPAVGANKNNWPDSGVNDQCGHAISNPGGGVFNGQNGNGGVASTVKSVNGAIGYNTADQVQPIVASGPQVAMLQSQYDIDNATGLYHLPTAAGAQAAMAAVTPVFDDTSRSNPLNWAAQGTVPNPALPGSYPIAGFSWFLFYQCYAGADVAAVIPQYLNFHYANALSASVLADNGMAVPPAPWVNEIQKLITTTSPFGHTGDGGVCNAKSGA, encoded by the coding sequence ATGAAAAAGAGTCTTGTCCTGGCGTCGGTTGCCTTGGGGGCGATGTTCGCCGCCGATGCAGCCAGCGCGCAAACGGTCATCCGGGGCGGCGGCGCTACTTTCCCTTCAATCGCCTATCGCAATCTGTTCGATTGCGCGACCTTCCAGCCCTTCGGCCCCAGCTTCAGCACCCCCGCCGGCGTGACGCAGCCGCTCTCGGCTTCGTGCGTCGGCATTGGCCCGAACTTCCCGCATGATGCGTATCTCTTCCTGTACGCGCCGGTTGGTTCGGGCGCCGGCAAGGCCGGTTTCGTGGCTCACACCGCCAGCCCCGGCGGCAGCAACAACTGGACTGCCAAGGTGTCGGGCAACGTCCCGTACGCCGACAACACGTTTGCTCCCACCTGGCCGTATGCCAGCATCCAGTTCGCTGGCTCGGACGACCTTCTGCTCCCGAGCGACGTCTCGGCCTACAACACGAACAACGGACCTGCCAATTGGGGCAACATCCTGTTCATGCCGGCAGTCATCGGCCCGGTGGCTATCTCGATCAACCCGACCAAGGACGGCAGCAACAACGCGTGGGCCGTGCCTGCCAACACCATCAAGCTGTCGCGCAAGTCGGTCTGCGGCATCTTCTCCGGCCACATCACGAAGTGGGATAACGCCTCGATCACCGCGGACAACGGCACCACCGTCGGCACCGGTCAGATCACTGTCGTTCACCGTACGGACGGCAGCGGCACCAACTTCCTGACGACGAACGCGCTGGCCAACCAGTGCCGGTCCGTGTTCGGAACGAACAACGAGTCCGACTCGACGCTGGTGCTGTACTCGTTCCCCTGGACCGACAACGGTGTTGCGGTCGCCCAGTGCCCGGCGCTGCCGGCTGTTGGTGCGAACAAGAACAACTGGCCCGATTCAGGCGTCAACGACCAGTGCGGCCACGCGATTTCCAACCCGGGTGGTGGCGTGTTCAATGGCCAGAACGGCAACGGCGGCGTTGCGAGCACTGTGAAGTCCGTCAACGGTGCGATCGGGTACAACACGGCCGACCAGGTGCAGCCGATCGTTGCCTCTGGTCCGCAGGTCGCCATGCTGCAGTCGCAGTATGACATCGACAACGCGACCGGCCTGTATCATCTCCCGACCGCTGCTGGTGCTCAGGCAGCCATGGCTGCGGTGACCCCGGTGTTTGATGACACCAGCCGTTCGAACCCGCTGAACTGGGCGGCTCAAGGTACGGTTCCGAACCCGGCGCTGCCGGGCTCCTACCCGATCGCGGGCTTCTCGTGGTTCCTGTTCTACCAGTGCTACGCCGGCGCGGATGTGGCTGCGGTCATCCCGCAGTATCTCAACTTCCACTACGCGAACGCGCTGTCGGCGAGCGTCCTTGCCGACAACGGCATGGCGGTTCCCCCGGCTCCCTGGGTCAACGAGATCCAGAAGCTGATCACCACGACTTCGCCGTTCGGCCACACCGGCGACGGCGGCGTCTGCAACGCCAAGTCGGGCGCCTGA